From a region of the Posidoniimonas corsicana genome:
- a CDS encoding HlyD family secretion protein has protein sequence MSRIIFPAVMFTAIAAAAALVDYRSNADEMPTSHDIGVTQAVSAPGIVEGATEEIALSPEVSGTLVERLVSVGDHVQKGQPLLRLDDRTARLNVKAAEAELASAIAQRDRLVNGARPQEREEARALQRAAASRLALAMTSLTRIEQLESHRAVPEQEADDARSGVETLRADLAAANARVALIEAPAREDELRLADARVAAANAAVEAARVAFDKTTLTAPCDAQVLDIDAEIGELLTPASATSVAVLSDTRRLRVRAFVEELDAPRVTVGSKVTFIADGLPGRTFEGVVASLSPRMAAKQLFSGAPNEIYDTKTREVLVNVEDGEGLLIGLRVDVTLQLAGALPR, from the coding sequence ATGTCTCGGATCATCTTCCCCGCAGTGATGTTCACCGCCATCGCCGCCGCCGCGGCGTTGGTCGACTACCGCTCAAACGCGGACGAGATGCCGACTTCCCACGATATTGGCGTCACCCAGGCGGTGTCGGCGCCCGGAATCGTGGAGGGCGCAACAGAAGAGATTGCTCTCTCTCCAGAGGTGAGCGGGACCCTGGTCGAGCGGCTGGTCTCCGTTGGTGACCACGTTCAGAAGGGCCAGCCGCTGCTGCGGTTGGACGACCGCACCGCACGACTCAACGTCAAAGCCGCCGAGGCCGAGCTCGCTTCGGCGATTGCACAACGCGATCGCCTGGTTAACGGCGCTCGCCCTCAAGAGAGGGAAGAAGCTCGTGCCTTGCAGCGGGCCGCCGCTTCACGACTCGCGTTAGCGATGACCTCACTGACACGGATTGAGCAGCTCGAGAGCCACCGAGCGGTGCCCGAGCAGGAAGCCGACGACGCCCGGTCGGGCGTCGAGACGCTGCGCGCCGATCTCGCCGCGGCCAACGCTCGCGTCGCGTTGATCGAGGCGCCGGCACGAGAGGATGAGCTGCGGCTCGCCGACGCTCGGGTTGCCGCCGCCAATGCGGCCGTTGAGGCCGCGAGGGTAGCATTCGACAAGACGACGCTTACCGCGCCCTGCGATGCTCAGGTGCTGGACATCGACGCCGAGATCGGAGAGCTGCTAACGCCAGCTTCAGCGACGTCAGTTGCCGTGCTGTCCGACACCCGTCGATTGCGAGTGCGAGCGTTTGTCGAGGAGCTAGACGCCCCGCGTGTGACGGTTGGCTCGAAGGTCACCTTCATCGCTGACGGCCTTCCGGGTCGGACCTTCGAAGGGGTCGTCGCATCGCTAAGTCCACGTATGGCCGCCAAGCAGCTGTTCTCAGGCGCCCCGAACGAGATCTACGACACGAAGACCCGCGAGGTCTTGGTTAACGTCGAGGACGGCGAAGGACTACTGATCGGGCTGAGGGTCGACGTAACCCTTCAGTTGGCAGGGGCTCTGCCACGCTGA
- a CDS encoding ABC transporter ATP-binding protein — protein MSRSTQVIEREQPDRLADAAVVLSGVAKSFTRGSATTQVLRSIDLRIEPGECVYLLGPSGSGKTTLMSIIGCLLTPDAGDVRVLGQDVLGLSLEQRARLRRRSLGFIFQRFHLIRGLTAIENVATPLRLDGQNSRDAEEKALWLLERVGIADKAREAPQRLSVGQCQRIAVARAVAADPQLVLADEPTASLDAESGKQAMRLLRELTVEEGKTLIIVTHDHRILPSGGAADRIVSMDSGRLVHSTA, from the coding sequence ATGAGCCGTTCCACACAGGTCATCGAACGCGAACAACCTGATCGCCTCGCGGACGCGGCGGTCGTGCTGTCGGGAGTCGCCAAATCGTTCACGCGCGGCTCTGCCACAACCCAAGTCCTGCGGTCGATCGACCTTCGGATCGAACCAGGCGAGTGCGTCTACCTGCTTGGGCCGTCGGGCAGCGGCAAGACGACGCTCATGTCGATCATCGGCTGCCTACTGACGCCGGATGCGGGTGACGTGCGGGTACTTGGGCAGGACGTGCTCGGCCTGTCCTTGGAACAACGAGCCAGGCTGAGACGAAGAAGCCTAGGATTCATCTTCCAACGCTTCCATCTGATCCGAGGCCTCACAGCAATTGAGAACGTCGCCACCCCGCTGCGCTTAGACGGGCAGAACAGTCGTGACGCTGAGGAGAAGGCTTTGTGGCTCCTGGAGCGAGTGGGCATTGCCGACAAAGCGCGCGAGGCCCCGCAGCGGCTCAGTGTTGGTCAGTGCCAGCGGATCGCGGTCGCCCGCGCAGTCGCCGCCGACCCCCAACTCGTCCTAGCCGACGAGCCGACGGCGTCGCTCGATGCGGAATCCGGTAAGCAGGCGATGCGGCTGCTTAGGGAGTTGACGGTTGAAGAGGGAAAAACGCTGATAATTGTCACACACGACCACAGGATTCTTCCATCGGGCGGCGCCGCGGATCGTATCGTTTCTATGGACAGTGGCCGCTTAGTGCATTCGACAGCCTAA
- a CDS encoding ABC transporter permease — protein MDELATKMLLADRGKLATALVGVVFAVVLVNVQGGLFIGLISKASLLVDQGGAEIWVGHRKMNNVDFPHDIPRRWVHRIRSIPGVQQAEPYLVGHSVMTLPSGGFEQVLVVGSDSRSLLGAAGQVAVGDPRSIREPDAVFLDVGDLDKVENPQVGELREIGRRRARVVGYTEGVLGFLVTPYVFTTIDRAAEYLRKPTDQASYFLVALSPTADTGKVQQEIKARLPDAEVMTCDQYAWVSVDYWLRRTGIGVSFGAATGLGLIVGLIVVAQTLYASVLDRVHEYATLKAIGATEPQLRAVVFSQAMLLALAGSAAGLLAVAVVQTLCSTPRAPITVPWWISITSCVLVTLICLLASLAPYFKLRRVDPAIVLQ, from the coding sequence ATGGACGAGTTGGCAACCAAAATGCTGCTGGCCGACCGCGGCAAGCTCGCGACCGCCTTGGTAGGGGTCGTGTTCGCTGTCGTACTGGTCAACGTGCAGGGGGGGCTCTTCATCGGGCTGATCAGCAAGGCGAGCTTGCTGGTGGACCAGGGGGGCGCCGAGATCTGGGTCGGTCATCGCAAGATGAACAACGTCGACTTCCCCCACGACATACCCCGCAGGTGGGTGCACCGCATCCGTTCGATTCCTGGCGTGCAGCAGGCGGAGCCTTACCTTGTAGGTCATTCTGTGATGACGTTGCCGAGCGGAGGGTTCGAGCAGGTGCTGGTCGTGGGCAGTGACAGCCGGTCATTGCTCGGTGCGGCGGGGCAGGTTGCCGTTGGCGACCCGCGCAGCATCCGCGAGCCCGATGCGGTGTTTCTGGACGTCGGCGATCTCGACAAGGTCGAGAACCCGCAAGTCGGTGAGCTGCGCGAGATCGGACGCCGCCGCGCCCGCGTTGTCGGCTATACCGAGGGAGTCCTGGGGTTCCTTGTGACCCCGTACGTCTTCACGACGATAGACCGTGCCGCGGAGTATCTGCGGAAGCCGACCGATCAGGCTTCGTACTTTTTGGTGGCGCTGAGCCCAACGGCGGACACGGGAAAAGTGCAGCAAGAAATCAAAGCCCGTCTTCCTGATGCGGAAGTAATGACGTGTGATCAGTACGCGTGGGTCTCGGTCGACTATTGGCTGCGTCGCACGGGGATCGGAGTTAGCTTCGGGGCCGCGACCGGTCTGGGGCTAATTGTGGGTCTGATCGTCGTTGCCCAAACGCTCTACGCGTCGGTGCTCGATCGGGTGCATGAGTACGCCACTCTCAAGGCGATCGGCGCCACTGAGCCGCAGTTGCGCGCGGTTGTGTTCAGCCAGGCGATGTTACTTGCCCTCGCAGGGTCGGCCGCGGGCCTCTTGGCAGTGGCGGTGGTTCAGACGCTGTGCAGTACGCCCCGTGCCCCGATTACCGTACCGTGGTGGATAAGCATTACCAGTTGCGTGCTCGTGACGCTCATCTGCCTGTTAGCGTCGCTCGCCCCATACTTTAAGCTCCGGCGAGTCGATCCGGCCATCGTCCTCCAGTAG
- a CDS encoding DUF5690 family protein, translating into MNSWVARRLENASPQVFSAYCIAAAFGTYFCMYAFRKPFTAGTFDGESLYGVDYKTVLVVSQVLGYTVSKFVGIRVIAELPPSRRATGILGLIAVAHAALLLFGMTPRPYNFVFLFINGLPLGMVFGLVLSFLEGRRLTELLNAGLCASFIVSSGFIKSVGQTLILDTPVNEYWMPFVTGLLFWPVLLVCVWMLTQIPPPSRLDVEQRSERTPIGASDRQALLRRHGIGILLLVATYTMLTVLRSLRDDFAVEIWAAIGYSQTPSIFTLSETIVMAVVILVNAAAFLIPSNRAAFFTAIQTITAGFLLVGASTLLFQQQAVGGFLYMVTLGVGTYAPYVAFHTTLFERMIALFRDKANLGYLMYLADAFGYLGYVAVLLLRNSWSGEMDFLRATILTSLTVSVSCLVLALAAFIYFRRQADRIKDDEPRRLVPSPAR; encoded by the coding sequence GTGAACTCATGGGTTGCCCGCCGACTTGAGAACGCCAGCCCGCAGGTGTTCTCCGCCTACTGCATCGCAGCGGCGTTCGGCACGTACTTCTGTATGTACGCGTTCCGCAAGCCGTTTACCGCCGGGACGTTTGACGGGGAGAGCCTGTACGGCGTCGATTACAAGACCGTCCTGGTAGTGAGCCAGGTGCTCGGCTACACGGTTTCGAAGTTTGTCGGCATCCGCGTGATCGCCGAGCTGCCGCCGAGCCGCCGGGCGACCGGGATCCTGGGGTTGATCGCGGTCGCTCACGCCGCGCTCTTGCTGTTCGGCATGACGCCGCGCCCCTACAACTTCGTTTTCCTATTTATCAACGGCCTGCCGCTGGGGATGGTCTTTGGGCTGGTGTTGTCGTTCCTGGAGGGCCGCCGGCTGACCGAGCTGCTAAACGCTGGTTTGTGCGCCAGCTTCATTGTGTCGTCGGGGTTCATAAAGTCGGTTGGCCAGACGCTGATCCTGGACACGCCGGTAAACGAGTACTGGATGCCCTTTGTCACCGGCCTGCTGTTCTGGCCGGTGCTGCTGGTGTGTGTCTGGATGCTGACTCAGATCCCGCCACCGTCACGGCTCGACGTCGAGCAGCGGTCGGAACGCACGCCGATTGGCGCCTCCGACCGGCAGGCGTTGCTGCGGCGGCACGGGATCGGCATCCTGCTGCTGGTCGCGACCTACACCATGCTGACCGTGCTGCGGAGCCTCCGCGACGACTTTGCCGTCGAGATCTGGGCGGCCATCGGGTACAGCCAGACGCCCAGCATCTTTACCCTTTCCGAAACGATCGTAATGGCGGTAGTGATCCTGGTGAACGCCGCGGCGTTCCTGATACCGTCGAATCGAGCGGCGTTCTTCACCGCGATCCAAACCATCACGGCGGGATTCCTGCTGGTCGGGGCGTCGACGCTGCTGTTCCAGCAGCAGGCGGTCGGCGGTTTTTTATACATGGTTACGTTGGGCGTAGGCACCTACGCTCCGTACGTCGCCTTTCACACAACGCTGTTCGAGCGGATGATCGCCCTGTTCCGCGACAAGGCCAACCTTGGCTACCTGATGTACCTGGCCGACGCGTTTGGCTACCTGGGCTACGTCGCGGTGCTGCTGCTCCGCAACTCGTGGAGCGGTGAGATGGACTTCCTCCGCGCGACGATACTCACCTCCCTGACGGTAAGCGTATCGTGCCTGGTGCTCGCCCTAGCGGCCTTCATCTACTTCCGCCGACAGGCCGATCGTATCAAGGATGACGAACCGCGACGTCTCGTCCCATCACCGGCCCGCTGA
- a CDS encoding phosphonoacetaldehyde reductase, with protein sequence MTSDAFPVTFRDLAPQTQQLLAASGQRVADSLGSLATMLRCLGARSVLLVVDETAARAAGAETLLRQGFSTVDCLTFNRFSPNPKLTDATAAVEAARQSGADAVVAVGGGSCIDVAKLAALGARLPAEVGLLQAGDCPTDVRPLPLIACPTTSGSGSEATHFAVAYAEGRKRSIAHPGVRPSNVILDARLVQAMPARLAATSGLDALSQSLEAMWAAGSTPASDAYASEAARLIVGAIEPSVREGRPDARRAMMLGAHLAGQAINLSKTTAAHAMSYPLTSLHGVPHGHAVALFLGWVGAANGALDEADCQHPLGAEHVRRAVAAAAAQLGSSVERFPLAVADLLKRLGLASSLQEAGVPAHGLATLLDLIDPVRLGNNPRRLSRERLGEILELAHRGAAG encoded by the coding sequence ATGACCAGCGACGCGTTCCCCGTAACCTTCCGCGACCTCGCTCCGCAGACGCAGCAGTTGCTGGCGGCGTCGGGACAACGGGTGGCCGACTCGTTGGGATCGCTTGCGACGATGCTTCGCTGCCTTGGCGCGCGGAGCGTGCTGCTCGTCGTCGACGAAACCGCCGCGCGGGCCGCGGGCGCCGAGACTCTGCTTCGGCAAGGGTTCTCGACCGTCGACTGCCTGACCTTCAATCGGTTCAGTCCCAACCCCAAGCTGACCGACGCCACCGCGGCGGTGGAGGCGGCGCGGCAGTCTGGCGCCGATGCGGTGGTCGCTGTGGGCGGCGGGTCCTGCATCGACGTGGCAAAGTTGGCCGCCCTGGGCGCGAGACTGCCAGCCGAGGTCGGGCTGCTGCAGGCCGGCGATTGCCCAACGGACGTGCGGCCGCTGCCTCTGATTGCGTGCCCGACCACCTCCGGCTCTGGAAGCGAGGCAACCCACTTCGCGGTCGCGTACGCGGAGGGGCGGAAGCGGTCGATCGCCCACCCGGGCGTGCGTCCCTCTAACGTGATCCTCGACGCTCGACTGGTGCAGGCGATGCCAGCCCGACTGGCCGCCACCAGTGGGCTGGACGCGCTGTCGCAGTCGCTTGAAGCGATGTGGGCCGCTGGAAGCACCCCGGCATCGGACGCGTACGCCAGCGAGGCCGCCCGGCTGATTGTAGGCGCGATCGAGCCGAGCGTGCGGGAAGGCCGCCCCGACGCGCGTCGCGCCATGATGCTCGGCGCCCACCTGGCGGGCCAGGCCATCAATCTCAGCAAGACAACCGCGGCCCACGCGATGTCGTACCCGCTGACCTCGCTGCACGGCGTGCCCCACGGCCACGCGGTGGCGTTGTTCCTGGGTTGGGTCGGCGCGGCGAACGGCGCCCTCGACGAAGCCGACTGCCAGCACCCGCTCGGCGCCGAGCATGTGCGGCGTGCGGTGGCCGCCGCTGCCGCGCAGCTGGGGAGCAGCGTCGAGAGGTTCCCGCTGGCGGTGGCCGATCTGCTGAAGCGGCTCGGCCTCGCCAGCAGCCTGCAGGAGGCGGGCGTGCCGGCCCACGGCCTTGCAACACTGCTCGACCTCATCGACCCGGTGCGGCTGGGCAACAACCCCCGCCGGCTCAGCCGTGAGCGGCTGGGGGAGATCCTTGAGCTGGCGCACCGGGGCGCGGCGGGCTAG
- a CDS encoding LamG-like jellyroll fold domain-containing protein: protein MSNRTSYLTIAAALALTPPLAIAHKGPDPVGRWVFDTPSVSDGVCRAVIGPDARIEGRTEVVVDKLGQALRFSGRGSVAVVAEDVVSVRNDLPQQAITVAAWVTVDDPQEYGGLMGVIQDNGDAESGWQLGYDREHFYFALATQGADDGNGHMTYLRGKTKHEPGRWAHVVGVYDGKRMELYVNGQLDAQTEEQSGAILYPESAPVTIGGYRDANENYPHNGRIREVRLYDSAARGTWVKHEFEHNRELVALRPERNAAAGRADAFTFVVRPYLQYGTKHSMTVMCQTSEPGTTIVHYGPNADCDLQASSDAASEIQEVTIEDLEPETQYFYRVESRSDHGESIKSGVSTFATAVNEDTPFAFAVLSDTQWNAVVASRIAAHAWAQRPSFLLHAGDLVDTGVDNSHWTQHFFPSMHELISRVPMFPVLGNHEQNARNYYQYMSLPDPEYYYAFRYGCAEFFMIDTNRNVGPDSEQFAWLQEKLAESDAKWKVVCHHHPPYSSDENDFGDLWKTNESTRGHVRIRPLTELYDKHGVDIVWNGHIHSYERTWPVNQGRAVNTGQGPIYMITGGAGGGLETPGPTRPFFQNVVRRGHHYVMVHVNGDTLELRSFDIDDRLFDTLTIQKSSGVASSSGGDE from the coding sequence GTGTCCAATAGAACTAGTTACCTCACGATCGCCGCCGCATTAGCTTTGACGCCCCCGCTCGCCATCGCCCACAAGGGGCCCGACCCGGTTGGCCGGTGGGTGTTCGACACGCCGTCGGTTAGCGACGGGGTCTGCCGCGCCGTAATCGGCCCCGACGCCCGCATTGAAGGTCGGACCGAGGTGGTGGTCGATAAGCTGGGCCAGGCTCTGCGGTTTAGCGGACGGGGATCGGTCGCGGTGGTCGCCGAAGATGTCGTGTCCGTCCGCAACGATCTGCCTCAGCAGGCGATCACCGTAGCGGCCTGGGTTACGGTTGACGACCCACAAGAGTACGGCGGCCTGATGGGCGTCATCCAGGACAACGGCGATGCGGAGTCTGGTTGGCAGTTGGGCTACGACCGAGAGCACTTCTACTTCGCCCTCGCCACCCAAGGCGCCGACGACGGCAACGGCCATATGACCTATCTACGGGGAAAGACGAAGCACGAGCCCGGCCGGTGGGCCCACGTGGTGGGCGTGTACGACGGGAAGCGGATGGAGCTGTACGTGAACGGTCAGCTCGACGCCCAAACCGAGGAACAGTCCGGCGCGATCCTGTACCCCGAGTCGGCGCCGGTAACCATCGGTGGCTACCGCGACGCCAACGAGAACTACCCCCACAACGGCCGGATCCGTGAGGTGCGGTTGTACGACTCCGCCGCCCGCGGAACCTGGGTGAAGCACGAGTTTGAGCACAACCGGGAACTGGTCGCGCTACGGCCGGAGCGCAACGCGGCAGCAGGACGGGCGGACGCGTTCACGTTTGTCGTGCGGCCCTACCTGCAGTACGGCACGAAGCACTCGATGACCGTCATGTGCCAAACGTCCGAGCCCGGGACCACCATCGTCCACTACGGCCCGAATGCCGATTGCGATCTGCAAGCGTCGAGCGACGCCGCCAGCGAGATTCAGGAAGTCACCATCGAGGACCTCGAGCCCGAGACGCAGTACTTCTACCGCGTTGAGTCCCGCTCTGACCACGGCGAGTCGATCAAGAGCGGCGTGTCGACCTTCGCCACAGCCGTCAACGAGGACACGCCGTTCGCCTTCGCCGTGCTGAGCGACACCCAGTGGAACGCAGTCGTGGCCTCGCGCATAGCCGCTCACGCTTGGGCGCAGCGTCCCAGCTTCCTGCTGCACGCCGGCGACCTGGTCGACACCGGCGTGGACAACTCGCACTGGACACAGCACTTTTTCCCGAGCATGCACGAGCTGATCTCGCGCGTCCCCATGTTCCCCGTGCTGGGCAACCACGAGCAGAACGCGCGGAACTACTACCAGTACATGTCGCTGCCCGACCCAGAGTACTACTACGCGTTCCGCTACGGCTGCGCAGAGTTCTTCATGATCGACACCAACCGCAACGTGGGCCCCGACTCAGAGCAGTTCGCGTGGCTGCAAGAGAAGCTCGCCGAGTCAGACGCCAAGTGGAAGGTCGTCTGCCACCACCACCCGCCGTACTCTTCCGACGAGAACGACTTCGGCGACCTCTGGAAGACCAACGAGAGCACCCGCGGCCACGTCCGAATCCGCCCGCTGACCGAGTTGTACGATAAGCATGGCGTAGACATCGTCTGGAACGGCCACATCCACTCCTACGAGCGCACCTGGCCCGTCAACCAGGGCAGGGCGGTCAACACGGGGCAGGGCCCGATCTACATGATAACCGGCGGCGCCGGTGGTGGCCTCGAGACCCCGGGCCCCACGCGACCGTTTTTCCAGAACGTGGTCCGCCGGGGGCACCACTACGTGATGGTGCACGTCAACGGCGACACGCTCGAGCTCCGCTCGTTTGACATCGATGACCGGCTGTTCGACACGCTTACCATCCAGAAGAGCTCCGGCGTCGCGTCCTCGTCAGGCGGCGACGAATGA